From one Dermacentor variabilis isolate Ectoservices chromosome 3, ASM5094787v1, whole genome shotgun sequence genomic stretch:
- the LOC142576311 gene encoding uncharacterized protein LOC142576311 → MTTCKPNQSLKTIIFIAILCFSCGTMKSLGTSAAGILHAIESIFGQEGSSGSGTGGSGSSPGGGSSGTGGIGSWLGTGADGSLSGTGSSGTAGIPGLGGSGNTGTMTGSGTIGSGGSSGTGGAATGTGTGGLGSIPGIGTSGNGIPSG, encoded by the exons ATGACGACGTGTAAACCCAATCAGAGCCTGAAGACCATAATATTTATAGCCATCCTGTGCTTTTCGTGTG GAACAATGAAGAGCCTGGGAACAAGTGCGGCTGGAATCCTGCATGCAATAGAGTCCATATTTGGCCAAGAAGGGTCATCAGGTTCTGGCACGGGTGGTAGTGGCAGCTCACCAGGCGGAGGCAGCAGTGGAACAGGGGGGATTGGCTCCTGGCTTGGAACGGGCGCTGACGGAAGCCTTTCGGGTACGGGGAGCTCTGGAACAGCGGGAATTCCTGGTCTCGGTGGCAGTGGAAACACAGGAACGATGACTGGCTCGGGAACGATTGGAAGCGGTGGTTCGTCTGGTACGGGTGGCGCTGCTACTGGTACAGGAACTGGTGGGCTCGGAAGTATCCCAGGCATCGGAACAAGTGGCAATGGCATTCCTAGTGGATAG